One Camelus dromedarius isolate mCamDro1 chromosome 6, mCamDro1.pat, whole genome shotgun sequence genomic region harbors:
- the LOC135321566 gene encoding large ribosomal subunit protein uL1-like, with product MRDRRSRGKWEKAGINEASTVRLAVGECGCSGLKSTLCPKFSTCLLGNQQHCDEAKAVDVPYMDVEALKKLNKNKELVEKLAKEYDAFLASEQIPRILGPGLNKAGKFLSLLTHNENMVARAEVKSTIKFQMKKVLCLAVAVGHVKMRDDELGYNIHFAVNFLVSLLKKNWQNVQALYIKSTMGKPQHLY from the exons ATGAGGGATCGAAGAAGTAGAGGGaagtgggaaaaggcagggaTTAATGAAGCTTCTACAG TCAGACTAGCTGTTGGTGAATGTGGATGCTCTGGGCTGAAGTCCACTCTCTGCCCCAAGTTCTCCACATGTCTTCTGGGGAACCAGCAGCATTGTGATGAGGCCAAGGCTGTGGATGTCCCCTACATGGACGTCGAGGCTCTGAAGAAACTCAACAAGAATAAAGAACTGGTTGAGAAGCTGGCCAAGGAGTATGATGCCTTTTTGGCTTCAGAGCAGATCCCAAGAATCCTGGGCCCAGGTCTGAATAAGGCTGGTAAGTTCCTTTCCTTGCTGACCCACAATGAGAATATGGTGGCCAGAGCTGAAGTGAAGTCCACGATCAAGTTCCAGATGAAGAAGGTGCTGTGTCTGGCAGTGGCTGTTGGTCATGTGAAGATGAGAGATGATGAGCTTGGGTACAACATCCACTTTGCTGTCAATTTCCTGGTGTCGTTGCTCAAGAAAAATTGGCAAAATGTCCAGGCTTTGTACATTAAGAGCACCATGGGCAAGCCCCAGCACCTGTACTAA